One genomic region from Vibrio sp. STUT-A11 encodes:
- a CDS encoding putative 2-aminoethylphosphonate ABC transporter substrate-binding protein, with translation MMKNRLMKGSLAALVSLLATNAMAAQEVTVYTAFETDILAKYKSAFEKDNPDIKIKWVRDSTGIMTAKLLAEKNNPQAEVVWGLAGSSMALLKEEGLLKAYQPAGLADLHANLNDPQSNQAWFGNDAFFNAVCFNEAVAKQLNLPKPTSWEDLTKPVYKGHIAMPNPASSGTGYMQVSAWLQNMGEDQAWNYMRDLDKNIAHYTHSGSKPCVQAGMGEVAIGISMASRGAKLKTQGAPLSVITPKGIGWESEAVGLVKESDAAKRVVDWSISKAANELYVEMYPVVAHKDVKATVSNFPNVQENMAKMDFAQMGSKRAEILATWSEKFDAKSEPKS, from the coding sequence ATGATGAAAAACCGTTTGATGAAAGGATCGCTGGCTGCGCTTGTATCTCTGCTAGCTACGAATGCAATGGCTGCACAGGAAGTGACGGTTTACACCGCTTTCGAAACTGACATTCTTGCTAAATACAAGTCTGCGTTTGAGAAAGATAACCCAGATATCAAGATTAAGTGGGTTCGCGACTCAACAGGTATCATGACGGCGAAATTGCTGGCAGAAAAGAATAATCCTCAGGCAGAAGTCGTGTGGGGTCTTGCTGGATCGTCAATGGCACTACTGAAAGAAGAAGGCCTGTTAAAGGCTTACCAACCTGCAGGCTTGGCGGATCTTCATGCAAATCTAAATGACCCACAATCAAATCAAGCGTGGTTCGGTAACGATGCGTTTTTTAACGCAGTTTGTTTCAACGAAGCGGTTGCCAAACAACTTAACCTACCTAAGCCAACGTCTTGGGAAGACCTCACTAAGCCAGTTTATAAAGGTCACATTGCCATGCCGAACCCTGCATCTTCTGGCACAGGCTACATGCAGGTTTCTGCTTGGCTACAAAACATGGGTGAAGATCAGGCATGGAACTACATGCGTGACCTAGACAAAAACATTGCTCACTACACACACTCTGGTTCTAAGCCATGTGTTCAGGCGGGTATGGGCGAAGTGGCTATCGGTATCTCTATGGCAAGCCGTGGTGCGAAGCTGAAAACTCAAGGCGCACCTTTGTCAGTGATCACTCCGAAAGGCATCGGTTGGGAATCAGAAGCGGTTGGTTTGGTTAAAGAGTCAGATGCCGCGAAGCGCGTGGTTGACTGGTCCATTTCGAAAGCAGCCAATGAGCTCTACGTAGAAATGTACCCGGTTGTCGCTCACAAAGACGTGAAAGCGACGGTGTCTAATTTCCCGAATGTTCAGGAAAATATGGCGAAGATGGACTTTGCGCAAATGGGCAGTAAACGTGCAGAAATTCTAGCGACATGGTCTGAGAAGTTTGACGCGAAATCAGAGCCAAAATCGTAA
- a CDS encoding putative 2-aminoethylphosphonate ABC transporter permease subunit, with amino-acid sequence MNAKTMTMNSLTTQDKAKSMAGRISRDNLVLFGLLAALSTMMIVFILMPLWAMLTKSVHNSDGEFVGLANFATYFSSSSLWASVGNTFTLGLVVTTVVGILAFGYAYALTRSCMPFKGLFQILGTAPILAPSLLPAISLIFLFGNQGVAKELLSGHSVYGVIGISMGLIFWTFPHALMILTTSLRTSDARLYEAARALKTSPMKTFFMVTLPAAKYGLISTLIVVFTLVITDFGVPKVIGGSYNVLATDIFKQVVGQQNFAMGAVTSIMLLFPAVMAFGADRWVQKKQKSLFDTRSVPYQPEPSKTRDGLCFLYCSLISVAVLAVLGMAVYGSLVPFWPWNKALTLNNYNFAEMSTYGWSPFFNSLILAGWTAVIGTAVIFVGAYSIEKGRAFGPVRQAMQMLSVVPMAVPGMVLGLGYIFYFNDVNNPLNVLYGTMAFLVINTVVHYYTVGHMTALTALKQLPSEVEATAASVKLPQYKLFFKVTLPVCMPAVLDIATYLFVNALTTTSAVVFLYSTDTIPASVSILNMDDAGQTGAAAAMAVMVMIAAAIAKIVQMTLGKWLESRTQAWRKR; translated from the coding sequence ATGAATGCAAAGACAATGACGATGAATAGCCTGACTACTCAAGACAAAGCGAAATCAATGGCGGGACGCATTAGTCGCGACAACCTCGTGCTGTTTGGATTGTTAGCGGCTCTCTCGACGATGATGATCGTGTTCATCTTGATGCCACTGTGGGCGATGCTGACTAAAAGTGTGCACAACAGCGATGGTGAATTCGTCGGATTAGCTAATTTTGCGACTTACTTTTCTTCCTCAAGCTTGTGGGCTTCCGTTGGCAACACTTTTACTTTAGGTCTTGTTGTGACGACGGTAGTCGGCATTCTGGCTTTTGGTTACGCTTACGCTCTTACACGATCATGTATGCCGTTTAAAGGCTTGTTTCAAATCTTAGGCACCGCCCCGATTCTTGCCCCTTCGCTCCTACCTGCAATCAGTTTGATCTTTCTGTTTGGCAATCAAGGGGTAGCGAAAGAGCTACTTAGTGGCCACTCAGTATATGGTGTTATCGGTATCTCAATGGGTTTGATTTTTTGGACTTTCCCACATGCTTTGATGATCTTAACCACGTCTCTGCGCACTTCGGATGCACGATTGTATGAAGCGGCCCGAGCCTTGAAAACCTCTCCGATGAAAACCTTCTTTATGGTGACGTTACCTGCGGCGAAATATGGCTTGATCAGCACTCTAATCGTTGTGTTCACTTTGGTCATTACCGATTTTGGTGTGCCGAAAGTGATTGGCGGCAGCTACAACGTTCTGGCGACAGACATCTTCAAACAAGTGGTGGGTCAGCAGAATTTCGCCATGGGGGCAGTGACCAGTATTATGCTGCTGTTTCCTGCAGTCATGGCGTTTGGCGCGGATCGCTGGGTACAGAAAAAGCAAAAAAGCTTGTTTGATACGCGTTCTGTGCCTTATCAACCGGAACCAAGCAAAACACGTGATGGTCTATGTTTTTTATATTGCTCTCTGATTTCTGTTGCTGTACTCGCCGTGCTTGGCATGGCGGTTTATGGTTCCTTAGTACCGTTTTGGCCATGGAATAAAGCTCTGACGCTGAATAACTACAATTTTGCCGAGATGAGTACTTACGGTTGGAGCCCGTTCTTTAACTCTCTCATTTTGGCGGGTTGGACAGCGGTGATTGGTACCGCTGTCATTTTTGTCGGTGCTTACAGCATTGAGAAAGGGCGTGCTTTTGGTCCAGTTCGTCAGGCGATGCAGATGCTGAGTGTCGTGCCAATGGCGGTGCCAGGAATGGTTCTGGGTTTGGGCTATATCTTTTACTTCAACGATGTGAACAACCCATTGAATGTACTTTATGGCACCATGGCATTTCTGGTCATTAATACTGTGGTGCACTATTACACCGTCGGGCATATGACAGCCTTAACGGCTCTTAAACAACTGCCTTCAGAAGTAGAAGCGACGGCTGCGTCGGTAAAACTGCCTCAGTATAAGTTGTTCTTCAAAGTGACGTTGCCAGTTTGTATGCCTGCCGTTCTGGACATTGCAACCTACTTGTTTGTTAATGCATTGACCACCACTTCTGCGGTAGTATTCCTATACTCAACCGATACGATTCCTGCTTCGGTATCGATTCTGAATATGGATGATGCTGGCCAAACTGGTGCGGCTGCTGCGATGGCCGTAATGGTCATGATTGCAGCGGCGATTGCAAAAATCGTACAGATGACGTTGGGTAAGTGGTTAGAAAGTCGCACACAGGCTTGGCGTAAAAGATAA
- the phnR gene encoding phosphonate utilization transcriptional regulator PhnR yields the protein MQYVKIKDSIVEQIEAGMLSPRQKLPAERKLAESFDTTRVTLREALSLLEAEGRIYREDRRGWFISPEPLRYDPTQTLNFPNMAKAQNRVPKTELIAAKGTLANKQSARLLQLQPFSDVYRVDRIRYLEDRPVVYVTNYIRPELFPNLLSFDLTNSLTDIYREHFGVVYQKTRYRISTSTLLGEVAQALRATSGTPAMVVERTNYNQHGELIDCDIEYWRHDAISIESIAELNH from the coding sequence GTGCAGTACGTAAAAATTAAAGATTCGATTGTTGAACAGATTGAAGCGGGCATGCTTTCGCCGCGTCAAAAACTGCCTGCGGAACGCAAGCTGGCGGAGTCGTTCGACACAACACGAGTTACCTTACGCGAAGCGTTGTCGTTATTGGAAGCCGAAGGGCGAATTTATCGTGAAGATCGCAGAGGCTGGTTTATTTCACCTGAGCCACTACGCTACGATCCAACCCAAACGCTTAATTTTCCAAACATGGCGAAAGCGCAAAATCGCGTCCCAAAAACGGAGCTGATTGCGGCAAAAGGTACGTTGGCCAATAAACAATCTGCACGTTTGTTACAACTGCAGCCTTTCTCAGATGTTTATCGAGTAGACCGTATTCGATATCTTGAAGACAGACCCGTGGTGTATGTGACCAATTATATTCGCCCGGAGCTGTTCCCCAATTTGTTGAGTTTCGACCTGACTAATTCGCTTACCGACATTTATCGTGAGCACTTTGGTGTGGTGTATCAAAAAACGCGTTATCGAATTTCTACCAGCACACTTCTTGGTGAAGTCGCGCAAGCGTTAAGAGCGACATCAGGTACTCCTGCTATGGTTGTTGAGCGTACTAATTATAACCAGCATGGCGAGTTGATCGACTGCGATATTGAGTATTGGCGCCATGACGCCATCAGTATTGAGTCCATTGCAGAGCTCAATCACTAA
- a CDS encoding efflux transporter outer membrane subunit encodes MTNTTKFKTRFLAVALGTALLAGCGSMMRADYQAPEVQVPTNWQQVYVAGDVSIDPWWLAFNDPSLNQYINKVLEENNDLEVATLTLKKARLQLGLAKDDLFPKFSSSTSAQVEKWLGSGESGDSYSTNLSVGYELDLWGKVSADIDAAKWAAMASREDREATAQSLVATTASLYWQIGYLKQRLQLGQNNIDDAQQTLNLIQRQYELGAVDQLDVLEATSSLASLQAQQSEFEQSLLEANNAFAILFNQPPQNMSDTIRMLPEESVPSLNVGVPADLLIRRPDVKAAIYDVKSALANKDAADLDYLPELTLTGALGGSSEALKDLLSNPVGTLGADITLPFLQWNEMKNNKAIADVEYKTAIVNYRQVLYTAFQDVENSLSAREKLMYQSARLQEQYDAASAAEKIYAARYQYGSTSIMDYLDAQENTRNAEASLLENRYNQFITQVTLYQSLGGTDFAPAEM; translated from the coding sequence ATGACGAACACAACGAAATTCAAAACTCGCTTTCTTGCCGTCGCATTAGGCACCGCCTTGTTAGCTGGCTGTGGCTCGATGATGCGTGCTGATTATCAGGCACCTGAAGTTCAGGTGCCAACCAACTGGCAGCAGGTGTATGTCGCTGGTGATGTCAGTATCGACCCGTGGTGGCTGGCGTTTAATGACCCAAGCCTGAACCAGTACATCAATAAAGTTCTTGAGGAAAATAACGATCTGGAAGTCGCGACACTAACATTGAAAAAGGCTCGTTTACAGTTAGGGTTAGCGAAAGATGACCTGTTCCCGAAGTTCAGCTCATCGACCTCTGCTCAGGTTGAAAAGTGGCTAGGCAGTGGTGAATCAGGTGACAGTTACAGCACCAATTTATCCGTCGGTTATGAGTTGGATTTGTGGGGTAAGGTCTCTGCGGATATCGATGCAGCAAAATGGGCGGCAATGGCGAGCAGAGAAGACCGCGAAGCTACAGCTCAAAGTTTGGTGGCGACAACCGCTTCACTTTATTGGCAAATTGGTTATCTCAAGCAGCGATTGCAACTTGGTCAAAACAACATTGATGATGCCCAGCAAACCCTGAATCTGATTCAACGGCAGTATGAGCTGGGTGCGGTTGATCAGCTTGATGTGTTGGAAGCGACGAGTTCACTGGCAAGCCTGCAAGCGCAGCAGAGTGAGTTCGAACAGAGTTTATTAGAAGCCAATAACGCCTTTGCCATCTTGTTCAATCAACCTCCTCAGAATATGAGTGACACTATTCGCATGTTACCTGAGGAAAGCGTTCCGTCGCTCAATGTAGGTGTTCCTGCCGATTTGTTGATTCGTCGACCTGATGTCAAAGCCGCGATTTATGACGTGAAATCCGCACTGGCAAACAAAGACGCGGCTGATCTGGATTACCTACCTGAGCTGACGTTAACCGGAGCTTTAGGTGGTTCTTCTGAGGCATTAAAAGACTTGCTTTCCAACCCTGTTGGTACGTTAGGCGCAGATATCACGCTGCCATTTCTGCAATGGAACGAAATGAAGAACAACAAAGCGATTGCGGATGTTGAGTATAAAACGGCGATCGTCAATTATCGCCAAGTGTTGTACACCGCATTCCAGGATGTTGAAAATTCACTGTCGGCACGCGAAAAGTTAATGTATCAGTCTGCACGATTGCAAGAGCAATATGATGCGGCCAGTGCTGCTGAGAAGATTTATGCCGCGCGATATCAGTACGGCTCTACTTCGATCATGGACTATTTAGATGCTCAGGAAAACACCAGAAACGCAGAAGCGTCTTTGCTTGAGAATCGATACAATCAATTCATTACTCAGGTAACACTATATCAATCGTTAGGCGGTACGGACTTCGCGCCTGCTGAAATGTAA
- a CDS encoding aspartate aminotransferase family protein, whose protein sequence is MNQNVKPTHFRSEGDVNTTPARQAWNASMDDERTQALLKRDSDVFLHQAMSTPCLDALEAAEGIYIQDTNGKKYMDFHGNNVHQLGYGHPHVIKRVQEQIAKLPFSPRRFTNQTAIECAEKLTQICGGELNRVLFAPGGTSAVGMALKLARHITGNYKVVSLWDSFHGASLDAISVGGEACFRHGMGPLMAGVERIPPAVCYRGALPSPDGGDVHYADYLEYVIEKEGGVGAFIAEAVRNTDVQVPSKAYWKRIREICDKHNVMLIIDDIPNGMGRSGEWFTYQAYDIEPDILCIGKGLGGGLVPIAAMVTKDKYNTAEQVSMGHYTHEKSPIGCAAALATMEVIEQESLLDKAKADGQFMREKLFEMKAKYPLIGDIRGIGMLWGVELVTDHKTKQRAFDEAEAVLYQCLNNGVSFKISQGNVIQLSPPLVITREQLTQALAIFEEAIAKVCKDFHYS, encoded by the coding sequence ATGAATCAGAATGTAAAACCAACGCATTTCCGTAGCGAAGGCGACGTCAATACAACGCCCGCTCGTCAAGCGTGGAATGCGTCGATGGATGACGAACGCACGCAAGCATTACTGAAGCGTGATTCCGATGTCTTTCTGCATCAAGCTATGTCGACGCCGTGTCTCGATGCATTAGAGGCTGCAGAAGGCATCTACATCCAGGATACGAACGGCAAAAAGTATATGGATTTTCATGGTAACAATGTCCACCAGCTTGGTTATGGACATCCGCACGTCATTAAGCGGGTGCAGGAGCAAATCGCTAAGTTGCCATTTTCACCTCGCCGTTTTACCAACCAGACCGCCATTGAGTGCGCAGAAAAGCTGACGCAAATCTGTGGTGGAGAGTTAAACCGAGTTCTGTTCGCACCGGGCGGGACATCGGCAGTAGGCATGGCACTGAAACTGGCTCGTCATATAACGGGTAACTACAAAGTGGTGTCACTGTGGGATTCTTTCCATGGTGCGTCCTTAGATGCAATTTCAGTAGGTGGTGAAGCCTGTTTTCGTCACGGTATGGGGCCATTGATGGCTGGCGTGGAACGTATTCCACCAGCGGTTTGTTACCGGGGAGCCCTTCCCTCACCAGATGGCGGTGATGTGCATTACGCCGACTACCTTGAGTATGTGATCGAGAAAGAAGGCGGCGTTGGTGCATTCATTGCGGAAGCAGTGCGAAATACCGATGTTCAAGTACCAAGTAAAGCCTACTGGAAACGCATTCGGGAAATTTGTGACAAACACAATGTCATGCTGATCATTGACGACATTCCCAACGGCATGGGTCGCAGTGGCGAATGGTTCACTTACCAAGCTTACGATATCGAGCCAGATATTCTGTGTATCGGTAAAGGTTTAGGCGGAGGTTTAGTGCCCATCGCGGCCATGGTCACCAAAGATAAATACAACACTGCCGAGCAAGTTTCGATGGGGCACTACACCCATGAGAAAAGCCCTATCGGTTGTGCCGCAGCACTGGCGACCATGGAAGTCATTGAACAAGAAAGCCTGCTTGATAAAGCGAAAGCCGACGGCCAATTCATGCGCGAAAAGTTATTCGAGATGAAAGCTAAGTACCCACTGATTGGTGACATTCGCGGCATCGGCATGCTGTGGGGGGTGGAACTGGTTACGGACCACAAAACCAAACAGCGCGCATTTGATGAAGCAGAAGCCGTGTTGTACCAATGTCTGAATAACGGAGTGAGCTTCAAGATATCACAAGGCAATGTGATTCAGCTCAGCCCACCACTGGTCATCACTCGCGAACAGTTAACACAGGCTTTGGCAATCTTTGAAGAAGCCATCGCCAAAGTATGTAAAGACTTTCACTACTCGTAA
- the phnW gene encoding 2-aminoethylphosphonate--pyruvate transaminase has protein sequence MKNEYLLLTPGPLSTSEGVREAMLKDWCTWDDDYNKDIVEVIRTKLVKLATKKDGYTSVLMQGSGTASVEATIGSAIGKDGKLLVVDNGAYGARIAQIAEYLNIPCHVVSPGETSQPHLNEVETALASDPTITHVAIVHCETTTGMLNPIADFSSVAKAYGKVVILDAMSSFGGIPMDIADLGIDFMISSANKCIQGVPGFGFVIAKQSELEKCQGQARSLSLDLYDQWHCMEVNHGKWRFTSPTHTVRAFYQALLELEQEGGVEARHQRYQTNQKTLVAGMRSLGFEPLLDDELHSPVITSFYSPAHSDYQFKTFYTRLKEQGFVIYPGKVSNADCFRIGNIGEVYPADIERLIGAVKNAMYWQNQPEQELTN, from the coding sequence ATGAAAAACGAATACCTGCTACTGACCCCTGGCCCGTTATCCACCTCTGAAGGCGTGCGTGAAGCAATGTTGAAAGACTGGTGCACATGGGACGATGACTACAATAAAGATATCGTAGAGGTGATCCGCACTAAGCTGGTTAAGCTGGCAACAAAAAAAGACGGCTACACCAGCGTATTAATGCAAGGGAGCGGAACAGCTTCAGTAGAGGCAACCATCGGTAGCGCAATTGGCAAAGATGGAAAGTTGTTGGTTGTAGATAACGGCGCATACGGTGCGCGTATCGCTCAAATCGCCGAATATCTGAATATTCCATGCCATGTGGTTTCCCCTGGCGAAACATCACAGCCACACTTGAACGAGGTGGAAACTGCATTGGCATCGGATCCGACTATCACGCACGTGGCGATTGTTCACTGCGAGACAACCACTGGCATGCTCAACCCGATTGCCGATTTTTCATCGGTCGCGAAAGCATACGGTAAAGTCGTCATTCTCGATGCGATGTCGAGCTTTGGTGGCATTCCAATGGATATCGCCGATCTTGGTATCGACTTTATGATCAGCTCAGCGAACAAGTGTATTCAAGGTGTTCCGGGCTTCGGTTTTGTGATTGCAAAGCAGAGCGAGCTTGAAAAATGCCAAGGCCAGGCACGTTCACTCAGCCTCGACCTTTATGACCAATGGCACTGCATGGAAGTCAACCACGGTAAATGGCGTTTTACGTCTCCGACTCACACTGTACGAGCTTTCTATCAAGCATTGCTAGAACTAGAACAGGAAGGCGGAGTAGAAGCACGCCATCAGCGTTACCAAACCAACCAGAAAACGCTGGTAGCAGGTATGCGTTCACTTGGCTTCGAACCACTACTCGATGACGAACTACATTCACCTGTCATCACTTCGTTCTACTCACCAGCGCACAGCGATTACCAGTTCAAAACGTTCTACACGCGTTTGAAAGAACAAGGCTTCGTAATTTATCCGGGCAAAGTATCAAACGCAGATTGTTTCCGCATTGGCAACATCGGTGAAGTATATCCAGCTGACATAGAGCGTCTGATCGGGGCGGTGAAAAACGCGATGTACTGGCAAAACCAACCAGAGCAAGAGTTGACGAACTGA
- the phnX gene encoding phosphonoacetaldehyde hydrolase: protein MNNSPIQAVIFDWAGTIVDFGSFAPTSIFVEAFKQGFDFDIRLEEAREPMGLGKWDHIQAVGRIPTVDKRWNKQFGRSMTSEDIDAIYAAFMPLQKAKVADHAAPILNAIEVVKNLKAKGIKIGSCSGYPREVMDVLIPVAADYGYQPDYVVATDDLPQGGRPAPFMALKNVIELGVTDVNACIKVDDSAPGIFEGHNAGMWTVGLLLSGNEAGLTFEEYQTADEATLDAAREKARAKFIKSSPHYLIDTIAELPEVLTDIERRLEENGRP from the coding sequence ATGAACAACTCACCAATTCAAGCAGTTATCTTCGACTGGGCTGGCACTATCGTCGACTTCGGTTCATTTGCACCTACCAGCATCTTCGTCGAAGCGTTTAAGCAAGGGTTTGATTTTGATATCCGCCTTGAAGAAGCACGCGAACCAATGGGGCTGGGCAAATGGGACCACATCCAGGCAGTTGGCCGTATTCCTACGGTTGATAAACGCTGGAACAAGCAGTTCGGTCGCTCAATGACCAGCGAAGACATCGACGCGATTTACGCAGCATTTATGCCGCTGCAAAAAGCAAAAGTCGCGGATCACGCTGCGCCTATCCTCAACGCAATTGAAGTAGTCAAAAACCTAAAAGCCAAGGGCATTAAGATCGGGTCTTGCTCGGGTTATCCGCGTGAAGTGATGGACGTACTGATCCCTGTTGCGGCAGATTACGGTTACCAGCCTGACTACGTAGTCGCAACCGATGACCTGCCACAGGGAGGACGCCCTGCGCCATTTATGGCGTTGAAAAACGTTATAGAGCTTGGCGTGACAGACGTAAATGCGTGTATCAAAGTGGACGACTCTGCACCGGGTATCTTTGAGGGTCATAACGCAGGTATGTGGACGGTGGGTCTGCTACTTTCGGGAAACGAAGCAGGTCTTACATTTGAAGAGTATCAAACCGCAGACGAAGCAACGTTAGATGCTGCCCGTGAGAAAGCACGCGCGAAATTTATTAAGAGTTCACCGCATTACTTGATTGACACGATTGCTGAACTGCCAGAAGTACTTACAGATATCGAACGTCGCCTTGAAGAAAATGGACGTCCGTAG
- a CDS encoding putative 2-aminoethylphosphonate ABC transporter ATP-binding protein codes for MSTNQPYLNIESVVKQFGQFTALKQISLAIKKGEFVCFLGPSGCGKTTLLRAIAGLDLPTSGAIFQNGQETTFLPPEKRDFGIVFQSYALFPNLTVQENIAIGLKNQGMSTKDALEKVDQWLETIGLPTSGQKFPNQLSGGQQQRVALARALALSPGLLLLDEPLSALDAKVRIHLRDEICKLQRKLGITTIMVTHDQDEALSMADRIVVMNHGVIEQVGTPQEIYQKPATRFVAEFVGSMNFIQTSAVTESQVRIAETLLPTPRLTNREIQRGDRFDLAVRPENIKFVENYRDSLPVRITETEFLGAFFRVDCQLQNDGLAKPIVVDVPVETVQKLNIRVGDVRYIQFLETGLHGYASPSTGKAFKKALAA; via the coding sequence ATGTCAACTAACCAACCTTATCTGAATATTGAAAGTGTAGTGAAACAATTTGGACAATTCACGGCATTAAAGCAAATTTCGCTGGCGATCAAAAAGGGCGAGTTCGTCTGTTTCTTAGGCCCATCAGGCTGCGGTAAAACAACCTTGTTACGTGCCATCGCTGGTTTAGATTTACCAACGTCTGGTGCGATTTTTCAAAACGGTCAAGAGACGACATTTCTACCACCGGAAAAGCGTGACTTCGGTATCGTGTTCCAGTCTTACGCACTGTTCCCTAATCTGACTGTACAAGAAAACATAGCGATTGGTTTGAAGAACCAAGGCATGTCGACTAAAGACGCCCTGGAGAAAGTTGATCAGTGGCTTGAAACGATAGGTTTACCAACGTCGGGCCAGAAGTTCCCTAACCAATTGTCGGGTGGTCAGCAGCAGCGTGTTGCGTTGGCGCGAGCGCTTGCTTTATCTCCTGGTCTGCTGCTGCTTGATGAGCCTTTATCTGCACTGGATGCGAAAGTGCGTATTCACTTACGTGATGAAATTTGTAAGCTGCAACGCAAACTGGGCATTACCACCATTATGGTGACCCATGATCAGGATGAAGCGCTGTCGATGGCAGACCGAATTGTCGTAATGAATCATGGTGTGATTGAGCAGGTGGGCACGCCGCAAGAGATTTATCAAAAACCAGCGACGCGTTTTGTGGCTGAGTTTGTCGGCAGTATGAACTTTATTCAGACCTCAGCCGTGACTGAGTCTCAGGTACGTATTGCAGAAACTCTTTTGCCAACACCGAGATTAACTAACCGTGAGATTCAACGTGGTGATCGCTTTGACTTGGCCGTTCGTCCAGAGAACATCAAGTTTGTGGAAAACTACCGCGACTCGCTTCCGGTTCGCATTACGGAAACCGAGTTTTTGGGGGCGTTTTTCCGAGTAGATTGCCAACTGCAAAACGACGGCCTGGCGAAGCCAATCGTTGTTGATGTACCAGTGGAAACCGTGCAAAAGCTCAATATTCGTGTCGGTGATGTTCGCTATATCCAGTTCTTGGAAACCGGCTTACACGGCTATGCCTCTCCTTCTACGGGGAAAGCCTTCAAAAAAGCGTTGGCGGCGTAG
- a CDS encoding DUF3316 domain-containing protein, with product MKRLVTLASIIAFTAAPTLVFAGGYEWTYDRETVLGDVVANKDMAHNMGRELMEDYQNMTSGELRDEFTSKAKYVDRKSVSITESSVTIEELLQSNGQVGYQPILNLEVSYRMREGRF from the coding sequence ATGAAACGCTTAGTTACTTTAGCAAGCATTATCGCTTTTACTGCTGCACCTACTTTAGTTTTCGCAGGTGGGTATGAATGGACGTACGATAGGGAAACAGTTCTGGGTGATGTAGTAGCAAATAAAGACATGGCTCACAATATGGGTCGTGAATTGATGGAAGACTACCAGAATATGACTTCCGGCGAGTTACGTGACGAGTTCACTAGTAAAGCTAAATACGTTGACCGAAAATCAGTTTCTATTACTGAATCGTCCGTAACTATCGAGGAACTTTTACAATCCAACGGTCAGGTCGGATACCAACCAATATTGAATTTAGAAGTTTCGTACCGTATGCGTGAAGGTAGATTCTAA